Proteins encoded in a region of the Mesoflavibacter profundi genome:
- a CDS encoding 4'-phosphopantetheinyl transferase family protein, which produces MPLYKSITANSQTVVKIWKIEESYDDLIAPLDLKTESLSRVLGMKSELHQRGFLSVRHLLREFGYTDQDLFYDENGKPHLKDGKHISITHSFTFSGVIISDNEVGIDIEMQREKIAKIAKKFVEYEFEYLDTEAEDYINKLTVVWGIKESLYKLFATPGMLFREHFLVIPFSIKDEETVCWIDYNGLKKRYNSHFLEFEGFTCAYVIE; this is translated from the coding sequence ATGCCTCTTTATAAATCCATTACTGCTAATAGCCAAACTGTTGTTAAAATTTGGAAAATTGAAGAATCTTACGATGATTTAATTGCGCCTTTAGACTTAAAAACAGAAAGTTTAAGTAGAGTTTTAGGAATGAAAAGCGAGTTGCATCAACGTGGTTTTTTAAGTGTTAGACATTTGTTACGTGAGTTTGGTTACACCGATCAAGATTTGTTTTATGATGAAAACGGTAAACCTCATTTAAAAGACGGAAAGCATATTTCTATAACCCATAGTTTTACGTTTTCTGGAGTTATTATTAGTGATAATGAAGTTGGTATTGATATAGAAATGCAGCGCGAAAAAATAGCTAAAATCGCTAAGAAATTTGTCGAATACGAGTTTGAGTATTTAGATACAGAAGCTGAAGATTATATTAATAAACTAACCGTAGTTTGGGGCATAAAAGAATCTTTATATAAATTATTTGCAACACCAGGAATGTTGTTTAGAGAACACTTTTTAGTTATTCCTTTTTCTATTAAAGATGAAGAAACTGTGTGTTGGATTGATTACAATGGACTTAAAAAAAGATACAACTCGCACTTCTTAGAATTTGAAGGATTTACTTGCGCATACGTTATTGAATAA